The Sphingomonas sanguinis nucleotide sequence GAAGGGCGCGCATCCGCTGTCGGGGGCCTCGACCGCCTGGGTGCCGTCGCCGACCGCCGCGACGCTGCACGCCACCCATTATCACCGCATCGACGTCGCCGCCCGTCAGGCGGAGCGCGCGGCCGAGCCGGTCGCCGCGCTGGAACGGCTGTTGACCCCGCCGGTCGCCGAGACACCCGATTGGACTCCAGAGGAGATCGCGGCCGAACTCGACAATAATGCGCAGGGGCTGCTCGGCTATGTCGTGCGGTGGATCGATCAGGGCGTGGGCTGTTCCAAGGTGCCCGACCTCCATGACATCGGGCTGATGGAGGACCGGGCGACTTTGCGCATCTCGTCCCAGCATATCGCAAACTGGCTGCATCACGGCATCGTCTCGGCCGATCAGGTCGAGGCGGCGCTGACCCGCATGGCGGCGAAGGTCGATGCGCAAAATGCGGGCGATCGGCTCTATGGGCCCATGGCCGGGGACGGTCTGGCGATGCAGGCCGCCCGCGCGCTGATCTTCGAGGGGCTGGCGCAACCCAATGGCTATACCGAGCCGCTGCTCCACCGCTATCGTGCGAAGGCCAAATTGGAGGAGAATGCCTGATGTCGCTTTACGCGCTGGAGGAACGCCAGCCGATCATGCACGACACCGCCTGGATCGCCCCCTCGGCCGATGTCATCGGCGAGGTCGTATTGGGCGAACAGGTCAGTGTGTGGTTCGGCGCGGTGATCCGGGCCGATAACGGAGCGGTGCAAATCGGTGCGCGGACGAATATTCAGGACGGGGCGGTCCTTCATTCCGATCCCGGCAGCCCCTTGACCATCGGTGCGGACTGTACCGTCGGGCACCGCGCGATCCTGCACGGTTGTACGGTGGGCGAGGGGTGCCTGATCGGCATGGGTGCGACTGTACTCAACGATGCGGTGATAGGAGACGGATCGCTGGTCGGCGCGGGCGCGCTGGTCACGGAGGGGAAGGTATTCCCGCCCGGCAGCCTGATCGTCGGCGTGCCCGCCCGCGCCGTCCGCGCGCTGGAGCCGGACCAGATCGAACGGCTGCGCGCCTCCGCCGCTGGCTATGCCGAGCGCGGACGGCGCTACGCCGCAGGGCTGACGCGGCTGGACGGCGAAAACGTTGACGCACCGACGCGACCTGCCTAGCCAAAGGGGGTGACCCCGCCCACCATCCTGATCGTCGAGGACGATCCCGCTCTCCGTACCCTGACAGCGCGCGCGCTCCAGGAGAATGGTTTCGCCGTGAAGCTGGCCAATGCCGCCCCCGAAATGTGGCAGGCGCTGGAGGTGGGGCAGATCGACCTGATCCTGCTCGACATCATGCTGCCGGGCACCAGCGGCATCGACCTGTGCCGTCAGGTCCGCCAGAAGAGCGCCGTACCGATCATTTTCATCAGCGCCAAGGGCAGCGAGGTCGACCGCGTCGTCGGGCTGGAGCTGGGCGCGGACGATTATCTCGCCAAGCCGTTTGGCACCCGCGAGCTGGTCGCGCGCATCCGCGCCGTCCTGCGTCGTGGTGGGCTGGAGAATACGCCGGGCGAGCGCGAGGCCGGGATTTTGGGCTTCGACGGCTGGACCGCCAACCTCCCCCGTCGGGAATTGATGTCGCCGTCGGGGGCGCAGGTTGAGTTGACCGGGGCCGAGTTCGACCTGCTCGTCGCCTTTCTCGACAATGCCCAGCGGGTCATAGCCCGCGAGCGGCTGATCGAGCTGTCGCGGGCGCGGATCGGGGACAGCTCGGACCGAAGCATCGACGTGCTGGTCAGCCGCCTCCGCCGCAAGCTGTCGGGCGCGGGTGGGGCCGCGCCGATCGTGACGGTACGCGGCGTCGGCTATATGTTGAACGTGCCGGTGGAACGGCGGTGATCCGCCCCTCGGTCGGCCTGCTCGGCCGGATCGTCGCGATCCTGCTGCTGGCGGTCACGATCGAGTTCGCGATTTCCACCTATCTCTACGAGCGCGCCAGCCATGTCTCGGTGCGTGACGACGAAGCGCGGCGGCTGGCAGAGCATCTGATCGTCGCGCGCCGGGTGCTCAACGAACGCCCGGCGATCGAGCGGCCCGAGGTGGCCGAGGAGCTGACCACCGACCGCTATATCGTCAGCTGGTCGCCCTTCGCACCGCCCCGCCCGACGATCGCCCCCGCGATGGACAGTATGCAGCGCCAGATCGTCGACTGGGAGCCATCGCTGGCGGCGACCGACATCCATCTGCGGCTGACCTCTCCGGGGCGGACCTCGGTCGTGTCGGGCGATTTGCGGCTGGACGACGGATCGCTGCTGAGCTTCCGGATGCGCGAGGGCGTTCGTACGCTGGATCTGGCGCTCGGGCGGGTGTTGCTGGCGCTGATTCCTGCCATCGCGCTGATGCTGCTCAGCGGCGCCATGATCGGGCGTATCCTGCATCCGCTCAGGACGCTGGCGCGGGCGGCGGACAAGCTGGGCCGGGGGCCGGGCGGGCAGGGGGCGACGCTGATCGTTCCCGAGCGGGGGCCGGGCGAAGTGCGCCATGTCACCCGCGCCTTCAACCGGATGCAGGCGCGGATCGGGCGGCTGATCGACGAACGCACCCGTGCATTGGCGGCGGTCGGCCATGATCTGCGGACCCCGCTCGCCCGCCTGCGCCTGCGGGCCGATGCGATCCGCGACGAGGAGGTGCGCGAGGCGATCGGAACGGATATCGAGGAGATGGAAGCGATGGTCTCCTCGCTCATGGCCTTTCTGGGCGGGGAGGGCGACGTGGAGCAGCCCGAGCTGACCGATCTGGCGATCCTTTGTGCAAATCTGGCCGACGATGCCGCCGACCATGGCCGCGATGTCCGCTATGTCGGGCCGGATCATTTCGACTGTCGCCTGCGCCGGTTCGGCATGAAGCGCGCGCTGACCAATCTGGTCGAGAATGCGCTGCATTACGGCGAACATGCGATCATCACCCTTCGCGCCGATCCGGGCGACGATGTACGTATCCGGGTCGAGGATGACGGCCCCGGCATTCCCGACGAATCGCTCGAACTGGTACTGGAGCCGTTCGTCCGGCTGGACACCGCGCGGCGCCGGGACACGGTGGGGTTCGGCCTGGGCCTGTCGATCGTCGCACGCGTCGTCGCGGCGGAGGGCGGCGAGTTGACCCTTGCCAATCGGCCTAAAGGCGGACTGTGCGCGGAAATTCGTCTTCCCCATTGTCGGACATGATTTGTCACGCACTCGCTGCACGGCAGCAAAACTAGGTGCGTATATCCTGAACTCAGAGGATGAGACGGCCTTGCGCAACGCGAGGCATCTCCTCCTCTGACGAGTTTTGGCAAGTTCAGTCGGGAGAATGACCGATGACGATGGAGTTCGATTTGACCGCACTGGAATTGCAGGGTGCCCTGCTGGTGCTCGCGGTAATCATCACCTTCGCCGCGATCGAGGGCTGGAAGGCCCGCTAACCCGCTTTACAGGTTTCGCAACGGCTCCTCTGCTGTCCCCTCCGGCATGGGCCTGACCGGAAAGGAGCAGGCGGCTCGGCTCAGCGCCGGGTCGCCTGCTCTACGATTTCCAACCGACCACGGATCGCCCCGATAAGCTGGCTCGCCGAATAGGGCTTGGTCAGCAGCGCCGCATCCATGTTCGCTGCCTCGGCCGCCATGCCGCCATCACCGGTCGCAAAGACGATCGACAGGTTCGGCCGCAACTGCCGCGCGCGCCCGGCCAGCTCGACACCCGACTCACCCGGCAGGTTGAGGTCCGTCACCAGCACGTCGATCTGCGCCGTCTGAAGCGCGGTCATCGCCTCTTCGGCCGTGACGGCATGAACCACTACGAACCCCGCATCCTGAAGCGTTTCCGCCGTGTTCGTGCGGATCAGGTCGTCATCCTCGACCAGCAGGATGGTGCGTCCATCGTGCAGCGGCTGCGTCGTGGGTTCGGCCTTGGCGGCCACATCCCGCGATGGCGTTTCCCCCTTGGGCATATGACGCTGGCGCTGGTTGGCAAGCACGTGCCGGAACTTCCGGGCCAGCGCCTCCCGCGTATAGGGCTTCGACAATAGCTCGACGCCCTTGTCCAGCCGCCCGCCATGGACGATCGAATTCTCGGTATAGCCCGAGGTGAAGAGGACTGCGATGTCGGGCAGCCGTTCGCGGGCCTTGCGGGCCAGTTCCGGGCTCTTCAGCGTGCCGGGCATCACCACGTCGGTGAACAGGATGTCGATCGGGATGCCGCTTTCGACGACACTCAGCGCGCTTTGCGCATCGACCGCCTTCAGGACGCGGTAGCCCAGGTCGGACAGCAGCTCGACCACGGTGGCGCGGACCTCGGCATCGTCCTCGACGACCAGCACGGTTTCGGTACCGCCGGTGATCGGGCCGGTATCGACGGCTACCTCGACATCCTCGGCTTCCATCGCGCGGGGCAGATAGAGCTTGATCGTGGTGCCGTGGCCAACCTCGGAATAGATCTTCACATGGCCGCCGGACTGTTTGACGAAGCCATAGACCATCGACAGACCCAGACCCGATCCCTTACCCTCGCTCTTGGTCGAGAAGAACGGCTCGAAGACCTTGTGGATGATGTCGTCCGACATGCCGCTGCCGGTGTCGGACACGGCCAGCATGACATACTGGCCCGGCGTCACCTCGTCATGGGTGCGGGCGTAATCGTCGTCGAGATGCGCGTTGCTGAGCTCGATGGTCAGCTTGCCCTGGCCATCCATCGCGTCGCGCGCGTTGATCGCCAGGTTCAGCAGCGCATTCTCGATCTGCGCCGGGTCGATAAAGGTGTTCCAGAGGCCGCCGCCGACGATCGTCTCGATCTCGACGCCTTCGCCGATCGCACGGCGCAGCATGTCGTCCATGCCCTGCACGAAGCGGGTGACGTTGACGACCTTAGGCTCCAGCGCCTGCCGCCGCCCGAAAGCAAGAAGCTGAGAGGCGAGCTTCGAGCCACGCGACACGCCCGCCATCGCATTGACGACACGCTGTTCGGCGCGTTGGTTGCCCGCCACGTCCTTACCCAGCAGTTGCAGATTGCCCGACACGACCTGCAACAGATTGTTGAAGTCGTGCGCGACGCCGCCGGTCAGCTTGCCGATCGTCTCCATTTTCTGCGCCTGAGCGAGCTTCATCTCGGCCTGACGCCGCTCTGCGATCTCCTCGATGACGCGGGTTTCCAGCGTCTCGTTCAGCTGGCGAAGCTGCGCTTCGGCCCGTTCGCGATGATGGACCTGACGGGCAAGCAGCGTGGCCTGATCGCGCAGCGCCTGTTCGGCCGCGCGCTGGTCTGTGATGTCGGTATGGACGCCGACCCACTCGATCAGCTCGCCATCGGCGGCGATGATCGGCAGGGCACGGATCGCATAGGTCCTCCACTCGCCGTCATGGCGACGAACGCGGTGTTCGTGGACGAACATCCCCTTGGCGGCGACCGCTTCGTTCCACGCCACGACCGATGCGGCGGCATCGTCGGGATGGACCGCATTCGACCAGCCGAAGCCCTGATACTGCTCGGGCGTCTGGCCGGTGATCGCCGACCAGCCGGGCTGTTCGCCGACCATCCGGCCATCGGCGCTGTTGGTCCAGAGCACACCGTGGACCGCATCCATCGCGGCACGGAAACGCCGGTTGCTGCGCTCGATTGCTTCGGAATGACGGGTCCGTTCGTCGACGTCGAAGACCAGGATATGGAATCCGATCACCTTGTCATCATCGTTACGGCGCGGGATGTAACGGGTCTCGGCCCGACGTCTGCTGCCATCGCGATGATGCAGGTGCACGTCAGCGACGATGGCTTCCCCGGCCAGTGCACGCTCGATCAGCGGACGACGCTCGGCATAATCCTCTGCCGTCAACACATCGCTGAGCCGCTGGCCCAGCATCCCCTCGGGATCGGTGCCCAGAAATTCGCGGTAATAATCATTGGCGAAGCGATAGCGTTCTTCGCGATCGACAAAGGCAACGAGCACGGGCAGCGAGTCCGTGATGATCCGCAGTTCCGCCTCGCTCTCCGCCAACCGTCGTTCGGCTGCCACGCGGCCGGTATTCTCCACGACGGTGCACATCACGCCGCCGACCTTGCCGCATTCGAGATAGACGGGGGTATAATAGAGGTCGAACACGACCTCCTCCTCGATACCCGCGCGCGTGACGATCAGCGCCTGGTCGCGATAGGCGATGTCCTCTCCGCCGAAGCCACGGTTCAGGATGTCGCGGTTCCAATCCCAGATTTCGGGCCAGACGTCCGGAACCAGCCCGCCGAACGCCTCCGGGTGGCGCGGCCCGGCGATGCTGCGATAGGCATCGTTATAGATCATGACATGAGCCGGACCCCACATCAGCACCTTCGCGATCGGCGAATGGACGATGTTGGCGACGGTCGTGCGCAACACGCTCGGCCAGCCACCGATGGAACCCAGCGGGCTTGCCGACCAGTCAATGTCCCGCACCAGCTGGCCACACTCGCCCCCGCCAATCAGCCAGGTGTCGACATCCGACACCGGCCCATCGGTCCGCATCCGCTCGATCGCGGCGAGCAGCAGCGTCTGTTCGTCGGGAAAGTCGCCCGCATCCACGGCTTCGGCAACATATCGTTCGAGCTGCGGCGGGAGCGACAGCATTCGCGACAGGGGAGTCATCATCGGTTGACGCATGGGTAAGCTGTACCGTCAAGTCAATCGGCGACGGCACCGATCGCGTTGATTTGTATCACTTTGCCTAGCATGGCGGTCATGACCGCTCGGTTAATGGCTGGGGGTGGTGCGGCTCCAGGATCAGGGTCGAGCCCTCGACCCGCCAGCTTTTCAGGCGCGACAGGAAGTTCATGCCCAGCACATCCGTTTCGCCGAATGCGGGCGATACGACCACCGGCACCTTGTCCGCACGAATGGTGCCGATGCGCAGCGAGTCGACGCGCGCCGTTTCCGCCCGGATCATCCCGTTGGCGGTGTTGAGCACGACCGGGAAGGCGGGCATGCTGGGCTTCAGGCCAGCCGCCTGTGCCGTTGCGCTGGACAGGGCGGTCAGCGTTGCGCCACTGTCGACCAGCATCCGCCGGTTGACGCCGTTAACCGTAACACGCGCCCAGAAATGGCCGTCCGGCGCCATGCGGATACGCACCGTGTCGCCGACGACGCTCTGATCCTGCAAATTCAGGATCTGCATCGCGCGCTGAATATAGGGATCGAATTGCTGGCGTTGCTGTAGCAGGACGAACAACAAGCCGGCCAGCAAGAGCCAGGACAACAGGCTGATCGCCACCCGCAAGATCGGCACGCGGCGAGCGATGATGCCCGCCAGCACGACGGCAAGGACGACGGCCAGCAGGGGTAGGGGGACGCCCAGATCGGCAAACATTGCGGTTCCATTCCTTCGTCCTCCTATATGGGAAGGGCGAGGGCAGGGAGATAGGGGCGTCCGTCTTTACCATTGCTGACCGGGCGCGATCAGCCCTGATCCGTCATCCCGACTTCGGAAGCGCTGAACCGGCGCCCGCCATACCAGCGGCGGAAACTCCCATCGGGTTGACGAAAATAGCGCGAGCCCTGGTGAAGAACTGGCGAGCCCAATGACCGATAGGCCGCCCAGATACCATAGACCATGGCAACCAACGCCAGGACCTTGATCCACTCCATCGACTCGCCCTTTTTTCTATTATGAGTCGAGGCTCGCTGTTGTTATGGTGAAGATCAAGTAAATACGTCGCTGCGTTGCAATGAGATTATGCTGCAATGCCATATTCAGGTGGCAAACGGGCGACTGAGCCACGGCGAATTCTTCCAGCCGAACCGGCGCGGCCGTTCGGCCGCTTGCGTGATGCCGATCCGCGGCCCGATCACGATCGGAACGTCAGACACTGCGCCCGTAACGGCGAAGGGCGGCCCGGCAAGCGGGGCGCCGTTCAACCCGAGATCGATGCCGAGCGCGCTGCACAGCTTGCCCGGCCCCGAACAGAGTTGCTTCAGCGAATGCGCCGAACCGCGACGCTCGCGCATGACGTCGATGCCGTGCCGTGGCTCCAGGGCGCGGATCAGGACTGCGCTTCCCGGCGTTCCGCACACGATGTTCAGGCAATGATGCAAGCCGTAGATGCGGTAGACATAGGCATGGCCGACCGGCCCGAACATCGCGGCGTTCCGTGCGGTCCGCCCCGCAAAACTATGCGAGGCGGGGTCGGCCGCGTCATAGGCTTCGGTCTCGACGATCACCCCGCCTACGCCATCGACCGTAAGGATCATGCCGATCAGCGCGCGCGCCACCGCATCGACATCGTGCTGGTAAAAGTCTTGCGGGAGCGGGTTCATTCCCCCTCGGCGCGCAACTCATACCAGACCGGCTTGGTCGCCAGCTGATCGGCGAGACGAGCGGCACCGCCGTCACGGATGATGGCCGTATCGCGCCAATCGATCCGACCCCGTTCGTCCATCAACGGCTCCAGCCGCAGCCCGAACACGCAGGTCAGGACGGCATCGCCGTGCCGTCGCTCGAAGGCAATGACCCGGTCGCGGCCATGCCCGGTGACCGCGAGCGGATGATAGGTGCCATGGGTGAACAGGTCGGGACGCCGCCGCCGAAGGTCCAGAAGATCGGCGATAAGCGTCTGCTTGGGGGCATCACCCCTCGCCAGTGCCTTCTCGCGCGCGGCATAGTCGACGGGGCGCCGGTTGTCGGGATCGACCAGACTGAGGTCGGCGAACTCCGTCCCCTGATAGCAATCGGGCACGCCCGGCACCGTATAGCGCAGCGCCACCTGCACCAGTGAGTTGGCCTCAGCCGCCGGGCCGATCCGATGGAGCAATGCGGCCATGCCTTCGCGGAAGGCCGCTCCCTGTTCATCGTCGATCAGGATTTCTGCGAGGCGATTGCAACGCCCCTCATAATCCGCGTCGGGGGCTTCCCAGGACGAGCGCAGCTTGGCTTCGCGTAATGCCTTTTCCTGCCAGGCCGTGATCCGTTCGGCAAAGTCGCCCAGATCGCCCGGCTCCGGCCAGGCACCGACCAGCGTCTGGATCAGCATATACCAGTCGGCCGGGTCTACCCCTTCGGCAAGGTCGAGTGTCTGTGTACGCCATGCTTCGACCTGATGCCGCCAATCCTCAGGCATGGCGCTCAGGACTGCGAGGCGCGCGCGGAAATCTTCGCCGCGCTTATGGTCATGGGTGGCGGTGGTCAGCATCGCGAGCGGAAAGCGCTGCGCCCGGCCCTCCATCCGGTCGTGAAAAGCCGCGATCGACAGGCTCAGCTTTCCGGCGTCGAAGCCGACATCGTTGCGCGAGAGCAAAGCGGCATGGCGGTAAAAGGCGGTATCCTCGACGGCCTTGGCGGCGATGGGGGCCGAAAGCTGCTGGAACCGCCGCACCGCCTCCTTCAGGCGCGTCCGGTCGCCGGGGCCGGTACCAGCGAGCCATTCGAGGATCTGGTCGACGACGAACGCCTCGCCCGGCGGCAGAAGCGGCTCCACCCGCTCGCGCGCCATCTGGCGGATGGCGGCGTCGAAGGACGGCGCATCGGGACCATAGGTTCGATAGACGGGGAATACCCAAAGCAGCCGCTCTATCGCCCGGCGCAGCATCGCCGCGGTGATCGCTCCCTCCAATTGCGACGCAGAGGTCGTCAGCGATGCAAAGGCCGCAACACACTGGTCCATCTGCCCCGCGAATTGCCACGCAAGCAGGTCCTGCCGTGCCTGCAATTCCTCCGGAGCGAACTGGTCGGAGCGTCCGCTCAACTGCGCCCAAAGCTCGGCGAGCGGGCGGGTGCCTTCCGGCGCGTGGAGCAGGGCGGACACCTCCTCCATGAAGTCGTAGCCGCTGGTGCCGTCGACGCCCCAGTTTTCGCCCATCGGCTCTTCGGCGGCGAGGATCTTTTCGACGACGATATAGGCGCGGTTGCCGTCTTCGCGCACGATCGCGTCGAAGCGGGCGCGCAGCTTGCGGCAATAGCCGATCGGGTCCGTCAGCCCGTCGACATGGTCGATCCGTACGCCGTCGATCAACCCTTCCGTGTAGAGCCGGAAATAGAGCGCATGGGTTTCCTCGAAAACAAGATCGTCCTCGACCCTCAGGCCCGCCAGGTCGTTGATCGTGAAGAAGCGCCGCCAGTTGAGCTCGTCGTTCGACACACGCCACGACGCCAGCCGATAATGCTGGCGGTCGAGCAGGGCGGCGAGGTCTTGCGTTTCGGCTCCGTCCTGATCCTCGTCACGGATCGGCAGGCGATGTTCGCCGTACGCGACGATCTCGGCGCGACCGTCGCGGCGTTCGACCGCGATCTGTCCGTCCGCCAGTACCTTGAGCAAGGGATCGCCCAGGATCGGCAGGACGAGCTTGCGCGACCAGTCGATGTCGAAGAAGCGTGCGAAGCGGCTTGCTTCGCCATGCGCAAGCACGTCATTCCACCAGCGATTGCCGCCGCCGGACACGCCCATATGGTTGGGCACGATGTCGATGATGACACCCATGCCCCGCGCCTTGGCAGCCTCGGCCAGCGACCGGAACGCGTCTTCACCACCGAGCTCCGGATTGATCCGGGTCGGGTCGATCACGTCATAGCCGTGCATCGACCCCGCCGCTGCCGTGGTGATCGGCGAGGCATAGACATGGCTGATCCCCAGCGTGTCGAGATAGGGCAGCAACGCCTCGGCACGGGCGAAGGGAAAGTCTTTGTGGAACTGGAAGCGATAGGTGGCGCGCGGCGTCATGGGCGGCGTCCTTTGATGATGCGGATCAGCGGGCGTTGAGGACGGCGATGCGCGCCGCGACCTCTGGCTGGGCAAGCGACCGGGCGAGGGTATCGGGCAGGCGGCGGCGCCAATTGGGATGCTCGTCGATCGTGCCGGGCAGATTGGGTTGCTCGTCCAGCCCGAGCATATCCTCGACCGGAACGATGGCGAGCGGGCAGGGCGTTTCCGCGATAGCGGCGATGGCGGCATCCACAGCGATGGCGGGATCGTCAGGCTCGGGCATGTCATCGCCGATGGTCTGCCAGAGCGCGGTGCGCTCCTCTGCGCGGTGGGCGCTGTCCTCGGGGGATACCGCATGCCGAGCGATACGAGCCCGCCATTCGAGATCGCGCCCCTGCCACCATCCGGCGACGGTCGCGATGTCGTGCGTGGCGGTCATGGCGATGGCCCGATCGCTCCAGGTCTGGGGCGGCAGAAATGCTCCTTCGGCATCCCGCTCGAACGGCAGGACCCGCATGCCCAGCATCCCCGCCTCGGCCATGATGTCGCGGAACCCCGGCGGGACGGTGCCCAGATCCTCGCCGATCACGATCGCACCGCGTCCCCGATTGGCCCGCTGCGCCTCGATCCGCAGGATGCGCAACATATCGGCGAAGGGCATCGCGAGATAAGCACCCTGATCGGCCGGAGCGCCGTCCGGCACAACCCATAGGCGGCACAGCCCCAGCGCATGGTCGATCCGGATACCACCGGCATGGGCGAAGACCGCGCGCAACGTATCGATGAACGGTGCAAAGCCCTGCCTCCGAAGCGCAAAGGGCGACAGCGCGGTGATCCCCCAATTCTGCCCATCGGGTCCGAGGGGATCGGGCGGCGCGCCGATCGACAGGCCGGTCAGCAACTCGCCGCGTCGGCTCCACCCGTCCGCGCCGTTCATGGCGACCCCGATGGCGAGGTCGGCGATCAGCCCGATCGCCATGCCGCTGCCCCGCGCCGTGTCGGCCGCATCGTGCATTGCACGATCGGCCCACCATTGGGTGAAAGCATAAAAGCGCACGGCGTCTTTGTGTTCGTCGGCAAACCGGGCGACCGCTTCGCTGGTCGGATCGCGATACTCTTCCGGCCAGTCGAGCCAACCGCTTGCCCGGTCGCGCGCATGGAAATAGGCATGAAGCGCATCGAACCGCGCCTGCGCCTCCAGCCTTTCTCCGCCCGCCTGCCGCCAGCGGCAGAAAGCCTCACGCTGCGCTTCGTCCAAACGATCATAGACCAGCCGCAGGTCCAGCATCCGATCCGGTGCCGCACCGGGCCAGTCGATCAGGGAAGGAGCATCGACCACCGGCTCACCCGCAGGAGCCAGCCAGACATTGCGAAACAGCCGGCTCGACGGGGCATAGGGGCTGAAGCGGGCGGCGTCGGCGGGGAACAGCGCGTGGACCGGGCTGATCGCGAGCGCGGCGGCACCGGCATGGCCCAGCGCCTTGGCGGCGCTGGCCAGACTGGCGAAGTCGCCGAACGCACCGCCGCCTTCCCGCAGCGACGGGATTTGCACCGCGCTGCCCCAATGCCTGCCCGGTGGCGGAGCCGGGCAGCGGGGCGGGGCAACCGCGACGGTCCATTGCCGCTCGCCCTGTTCGAGACGGTGATAACCCGGCTGTGCGACACCCGGCAGGACGTGATCCCGCAGCGTGACGGACAGCGCCTCGCCGCTTTCGAGGATCAGCCGCGCGGCACCATCGCGACAGGTGTCGGGCAATGGGATCGGTTCGTTCAGATCGCCCGAGACGAACACGGTGTCACCGACATGGGTATCCAGCCGATCCAGGATCGCAGCCAGCGCTTCGTCCGAGACGATCTGGTCCTTTCCCTTGGCATCCTGCCACAGACGCGACAGTCCGGCAGCCTCGGCGCGGGCATGGAGCTCGGTCATTGGGAAACCCAGGCAGCGAAGCGGTTGCCTTCGCGATAGATCAACTGGCCCTCATCCTCCGGGATCGGCTCGGGGGCTTTTCCGAAGTCGATCACGATGGTCAGGATCGTGCCATCGGCCATGCGCCAGCGCGCCTTGACCCGTTCGGGACCGGTCACATCCGCCGTCAGACCGACCGTACCCTTCAGGCGCGGCACGATATGAACCTGCCGCAGCGTCAGCAACTCCCGGTAGAGCGCACGCCATTCGCCCGCTTGCGGTCCCGGCTTGGGGACCGAAGCGTCGAAGGTGCTGCGCGCATTGGGATCAGGGATGCGTTGCCGCGCTTCCTCATCGGCAAAGGCGTCGAACTTGGCGAATTCGCGCCGCCGCCCCTCGCGCACGGCATCGGCCAGTTCGTCATGGAAGTCGGTGAAGAACAGGAACGGGCTTTCGCTGCCCTCGTCCTCCCCCATGAACAGCAGCGGGATTTGCGGGCCGAGCAGCAGCAGAGCGGTCGCCGCCCGCAGGCGCTCCGCGTCCGTCAACCGGATCAGGCGCTCGCCCATCGCGCGATTGCCGACCTGATCGTGGTTTTGGAGAAAGGCGACGAAGGCTGTGCTCGGCAGATCGCCCGAGGGCTTGCCGCGCGGTTTGCCGTCGTGATTGGGCGAGCCCTCACCCTGATAGATGAAGCCTTCCTTCAGGCAGCGTGCCAGCCGATCCGCCGGGCTGTCGGCGAAGTCGCCATAATAGGCGCTGGTCTCGCGGGTGAGGAGAACGTGCAGGACATTGTGAAAGTCGTCGTTCCACTGCGCGTCATAGCGCCCCGCCCGCAGGCGATCGGCGTCGTTCTTTTCATTCTCCAGCACGAGATGGACATGCCGTTCGGGCAGGGCGGCGCGGATCTCGCGCGCCATCCGGTCGAGAAAGTCATCGTTCGCGATCGCGTGCACCGCGTCGAAACGAA carries:
- a CDS encoding gamma carbonic anhydrase family protein; translation: MSLYALEERQPIMHDTAWIAPSADVIGEVVLGEQVSVWFGAVIRADNGAVQIGARTNIQDGAVLHSDPGSPLTIGADCTVGHRAILHGCTVGEGCLIGMGATVLNDAVIGDGSLVGAGALVTEGKVFPPGSLIVGVPARAVRALEPDQIERLRASAAGYAERGRRYAAGLTRLDGENVDAPTRPA
- a CDS encoding response regulator, yielding MTPPTILIVEDDPALRTLTARALQENGFAVKLANAAPEMWQALEVGQIDLILLDIMLPGTSGIDLCRQVRQKSAVPIIFISAKGSEVDRVVGLELGADDYLAKPFGTRELVARIRAVLRRGGLENTPGEREAGILGFDGWTANLPRRELMSPSGAQVELTGAEFDLLVAFLDNAQRVIARERLIELSRARIGDSSDRSIDVLVSRLRRKLSGAGGAAPIVTVRGVGYMLNVPVERR
- a CDS encoding ATP-binding protein yields the protein MIRPSVGLLGRIVAILLLAVTIEFAISTYLYERASHVSVRDDEARRLAEHLIVARRVLNERPAIERPEVAEELTTDRYIVSWSPFAPPRPTIAPAMDSMQRQIVDWEPSLAATDIHLRLTSPGRTSVVSGDLRLDDGSLLSFRMREGVRTLDLALGRVLLALIPAIALMLLSGAMIGRILHPLRTLARAADKLGRGPGGQGATLIVPERGPGEVRHVTRAFNRMQARIGRLIDERTRALAAVGHDLRTPLARLRLRADAIRDEEVREAIGTDIEEMEAMVSSLMAFLGGEGDVEQPELTDLAILCANLADDAADHGRDVRYVGPDHFDCRLRRFGMKRALTNLVENALHYGEHAIITLRADPGDDVRIRVEDDGPGIPDESLELVLEPFVRLDTARRRDTVGFGLGLSIVARVVAAEGGELTLANRPKGGLCAEIRLPHCRT
- a CDS encoding PAS domain-containing protein encodes the protein MMTPLSRMLSLPPQLERYVAEAVDAGDFPDEQTLLLAAIERMRTDGPVSDVDTWLIGGGECGQLVRDIDWSASPLGSIGGWPSVLRTTVANIVHSPIAKVLMWGPAHVMIYNDAYRSIAGPRHPEAFGGLVPDVWPEIWDWNRDILNRGFGGEDIAYRDQALIVTRAGIEEEVVFDLYYTPVYLECGKVGGVMCTVVENTGRVAAERRLAESEAELRIITDSLPVLVAFVDREERYRFANDYYREFLGTDPEGMLGQRLSDVLTAEDYAERRPLIERALAGEAIVADVHLHHRDGSRRRAETRYIPRRNDDDKVIGFHILVFDVDERTRHSEAIERSNRRFRAAMDAVHGVLWTNSADGRMVGEQPGWSAITGQTPEQYQGFGWSNAVHPDDAAASVVAWNEAVAAKGMFVHEHRVRRHDGEWRTYAIRALPIIAADGELIEWVGVHTDITDQRAAEQALRDQATLLARQVHHRERAEAQLRQLNETLETRVIEEIAERRQAEMKLAQAQKMETIGKLTGGVAHDFNNLLQVVSGNLQLLGKDVAGNQRAEQRVVNAMAGVSRGSKLASQLLAFGRRQALEPKVVNVTRFVQGMDDMLRRAIGEGVEIETIVGGGLWNTFIDPAQIENALLNLAINARDAMDGQGKLTIELSNAHLDDDYARTHDEVTPGQYVMLAVSDTGSGMSDDIIHKVFEPFFSTKSEGKGSGLGLSMVYGFVKQSGGHVKIYSEVGHGTTIKLYLPRAMEAEDVEVAVDTGPITGGTETVLVVEDDAEVRATVVELLSDLGYRVLKAVDAQSALSVVESGIPIDILFTDVVMPGTLKSPELARKARERLPDIAVLFTSGYTENSIVHGGRLDKGVELLSKPYTREALARKFRHVLANQRQRHMPKGETPSRDVAAKAEPTTQPLHDGRTILLVEDDDLIRTNTAETLQDAGFVVVHAVTAEEAMTALQTAQIDVLVTDLNLPGESGVELAGRARQLRPNLSIVFATGDGGMAAEAANMDAALLTKPYSASQLIGAIRGRLEIVEQATRR
- a CDS encoding retropepsin-like aspartic protease family protein; translation: MFADLGVPLPLLAVVLAVVLAGIIARRVPILRVAISLLSWLLLAGLLFVLLQQRQQFDPYIQRAMQILNLQDQSVVGDTVRIRMAPDGHFWARVTVNGVNRRMLVDSGATLTALSSATAQAAGLKPSMPAFPVVLNTANGMIRAETARVDSLRIGTIRADKVPVVVSPAFGETDVLGMNFLSRLKSWRVEGSTLILEPHHPQPLTERS
- a CDS encoding DNA-3-methyladenine glycosylase; the encoded protein is MNPLPQDFYQHDVDAVARALIGMILTVDGVGGVIVETEAYDAADPASHSFAGRTARNAAMFGPVGHAYVYRIYGLHHCLNIVCGTPGSAVLIRALEPRHGIDVMRERRGSAHSLKQLCSGPGKLCSALGIDLGLNGAPLAGPPFAVTGAVSDVPIVIGPRIGITQAAERPRRFGWKNSPWLSRPFAT